The window CCCGGCTGCGGCGCTGTTGGAAGTGCTGGACCCGGAGCAAAACCACGCCTTCGCCGACCATTACCTGGGGCTGGATTTTGACCTCTCCAAAGTGCTGTTCATCACCACCGCCAACTACCTGGACACCATCCCGCCGGCCTTGCAAGACCGCATGGAACTCATTGAGTTTGAGGGGTATCTGGAGGAAGAAAAGCTGGAAATCGGCCGTCAATTCCTGGTTCCGCGCCAGATAGAGCAGCATGGTCTGGCGGCCAGTGGCATTCGCTTTGAGGACGAAGCGCTGAAAGCGATCATCCGCGAATACACACGGGAAGCGGGCGTGCGCAACCTGGAACGGGAAACGGCCAATGTCTGCCGCAAAATCGCCAGAGCGGTGGCTGAGAAAAAACGTTTCCCCAAACGCATTACGGCGCAGCGTGTCCACGACTATCTTGGCCCGCCCCGTTTCTCCAGCGAAGAGCTGCACGAGGAGAACGAAATTGGCGTAGCTACCGGCGCGGCCTGGACGGCCGCCGGCGGCGAGATCATGTTCATCGAGGTGAACCTGATGCCCGGCAAGGGCGGCATGATGCTGACCGGCCAGTTGGGCGACGTGATGCAAGAAAGCGCGCAAGCCGCGCTGACGTACACGCGCAGCCAGGTAGACGTGTTGGGCATTGATCCCGACAAGTTTGACAAGGTGGATATTCACCTGCACGTGCCGGAGGGGGCTGTGCCCAAAGATGGGCCATCGGCCGGGGTGGCGCTGGCTTCGGCGCTGATTTCGGCCTTTACCAACCGGCCAATTCGCCGCGACGTGAGTATGACGGGCGAGATTACGCTGCGTGGGCGGGTGCTGCCGGTGGGCGGCGTGCGCGAAAAGGCGCTGGCGGCGCGGCGCGCCGGGATTCGCACATTTATTCTGCCGCAGAAAAATGAGCGCGACCTGGAAGAAATTCCCAAGAAACTGCGCCAGGATGTGGAGTTTATTCTGGTGAAGCAGGTGGATGAGGCGCTGGCGGTGGCGCTGCTGCCGGCCGTGCAGCCGGTAGGCTGAGGTGTGATAGGCGATGAATACAATACGGCCGTTTCTCATCCAACTGCCTATCCAGGTGAAGACCTACGACATAGACTTTGCCAATATCGTCCACAACGCGGTCTATATCCGTTGGCTGGAAGATTTGCGCACGGCGATGCTGGCCGACTATTACGCCATCGAGCAAATGCTGGCCGATGGCCTGACGCCCATCCTCACCAAAACGGAAATCGAATACCGCCGCCCGGTGCGCTTTGGCGACGCCGTGCTGGGCCGCATGTGGCTGGCCGACCTGGGCCGCACGCGCTGGACGGTGCAGAGTGAAATCTGCGTCGGTGAAATTGTCGCCGCGGCTTCCCAACAGACAGGTTATTTTGCCGAATTGGGTAACGGCCGTGCCACCCGTGTCCCCGCCCAACTGCGCGCCATCTGGCAGAGCTTTCTAAACCCCGCTTAACCCACACTTTACACATTTTTTACCTTTCCGATGGACAATGAGGTCACTGGATTTATAGTTTCCAGATTGGACCAATCTTGGAGATTGGTGCAATCTCAAAGCAATTCGGAGGTAATGATGAAACAAACGCATCGTGTTGCAGCCCTGGTGGCTGTTTTGATTTTAGGTATTTTGCTTTTGGCCGGCTGCGGCCCAGCTTTGACGTTGAATGGTGCGCCGACGCAGGCGCTGCCGGCCGTCGCCGCGACGAATAACGTGGTCGAAGAGACCAGTCCGGTGGTAGCAGTGAGCGGTGTGGGTGACACGGCCGTTGGCGACACAGTCTACAGCGACACACCGGCGCAAGTTACCAGCCAGACGTCCCCCACTCTGGATTTAAATGCCTTCCAGGACACCCTGACCAACCTGTATGAGCAGATCAACCCCGGCGTCGTCAATATTCAGGTCACGCTGGACAGCGGCGCGTCTTTGCCGGAAGGCCTAGACCTGAACAGCCTGCCGGAAAACCACCCATTCCTGACCCCACAGTTTGGGCAAGGCTCCGGCTTTGTCTACAGTGACGAGGGCTACATTATCACCAATAACCACGTGGTGGAAGGGGCCAACAAAATCACCGTCGTCTTTGCCGATGGCACGGAAGCCGACGCAACGCTGATAGGCACAGACCCCGGTTCGGACCTGGCGGTAATTCAGGTGGACGTGCCCGCCAGCAAACTAAACCCGGTTCCCGTGGGCAGTTCCGACGATTTGAAGGTAGGCCAGTTTGTCATCGCCATTGGCAATCCATTTGGGCTGGATGGTTCGATGACTTCCGGCATCATTTCCGGCTTAGGGCGCACGCTGCCGGCCGATACCACCACCGTTACCGGCAGTCGCTTCAGCATCCCGGCCATCATCCAGACCGACGCGGCCATCAACCCCGGTAATTCTGGCGGCCCGCTGCTGAACCTGGCTGGTGAGGTGATTGGCGTAAACACGGCGATTGCTACGGAAAGTGGCACATTCTCCGGCGTCGGCTATGCCGTCCCGGCGGCCACAGTGCGCCAGGTCGTGCCGCAGATCATCGAAACCGGCGAGATCGCCCATCCGTGGATTGGCATTTCTGGCCGGGAAATGAATGGTACATTGGCCGAGGCGATGAATATGGACGCCGACCAACGCGGCGTGCTGGTGGTAGAGGTTGTGGCTGGCGGCCCATCGGACAAAGCGGGACTGCGCGCCAGCAGCGACCTGGTAACGATTGATGGGTTTGAGGCAGCCATTGGCGGCGACATTATTGTGGGCATTAACGGCCAGCAGGTGGTGAAGTTCGACGATCTGTTGAGCTACATTGTGCAGAAAACGGCCGTTGGTGACACCATCAACCTGACTGTTTTGCGTGGCGGGGAACAGGTAGAGGTATCCTTAACCTTAGAAGCGCGGCCAACGCAGTAAACAGATTTTGAACGTGACAATAAAAAAGGGCGGTGTTTGCACCGCCCTTTTTTTATTGCCACTCCTCAATCCGCTCTTTGATGGCCGCCACAAAATGATCGGCGACCGCGCCATCCAGGATGCGATGGTCGAAGGTGAGACTGACGTAGGCCGACGGCCGTATGGCTATCGCGTTTTCCCCCACCACCTTCACCCGCTTCTCGATCATGCCCACACCCAAAATGGCGCACTGCGGCTGGCTGATGATCGGCATGGCGAACAGACTACCGCTGACGCCGTGATTGGTGATGGTAAACGTACCATCCTGCGTCTCATCCGGGCGCAGCCGCTTGCGCCGGGCGCGTTCAGCCAGGTCGTTGATGGCCCGGGCCAGGCCCAGCAGGTTGAGCGAATCAGCGTTTTTGATCACCGGCACAATCAGCCCTTCGTCGAGCGCCGTCGCCAGCCCCAGGTTGATGTCGCGGCGCAGCAGGATGCCATCCGTCTGCCATGTGCTGTTGACCAGCGGAAACGCCTTCAGCGCGGCGACGGTGGCCGCCGCCAAGTAAGCGGTGAAGGTCAGGCGGGCATCATCGCGGGCAAATGCTTCTTTGTGGGCGGCGCGATGGGCGGATACGGCCGTAAAATCAAACTCAAACACCGTCGTCGCGTGGGGGCTGGTCTGGCGGCTACGCACCATATGTTCGGCAATGCTGCGCCGCATGGCCGACAGCGGCAGTAGATGGCCGGGAATTGCGGATTGCGGACTGCGGACTGCGGATTGACGATTTTCCACAAAGGCCAGGATGTCTTCTTTGGTGATACGGCCGTCTAGCCCGGTTCCGGTCACTAAATCTAAATCTACCTGGTTTTCGGCGGCGATGCGGGCGACGACCGGGCTGATACGGCCGGTGTAGCGGCGTGGTTGGGTGGGTTGGGCTAGTTGAATTGGTTCGGTTGGTTGGGCTAGTTGAATTGGTTCGGTTGGTTGGGCTGGTTGAATTGGTTCGGTTGGTTGGGGAACGGCCGTTGCCGCCCCATTTCCACCTCCGCTGGCGCTCAACTCCTCGCCCGGCGCGCCAATCACCGCCAACAGCGTGCCCACGGCCACCGTTTCCCCGGCCGGGACATGGATTTTTAGCAATACCCCGGCCGCTTCGGCAGTGGCCTCCGTCGTCACCTTATCGGTCTCAATTTCCAGCAGCGGTTCATACAACGCAATGGCCTCCCCCTCCTCCTTCAACCAGCGCGCCACCGTCGCCTCAATAATCCCCTCACCCATCTCAGGCATTAATATTTGTGTTCCCATAATTCCTCAATGAGTAGTTAGTTGATAGTTGATAGTGGATAGTGGTTAGTTGATAGTTATGCGGACCACTCCCAACTCCCAACTACCAACTACCAACGGTAAACTCCCGGATTCGCTTCGTGCATCAGACCATAAACCACGTCGAACACGTCTTGCACGTTGGGTTTGGAGAAGTAATTGCCGTCTGTGCCAAAAGCGGGGCGGTGCGGCTGCGCCGTCAGGGTGCGCGGCACGGCGTCTAGCCAGTGGAAGCCACCCTGGGTCTCGATCACCTGCTGCATCATGTAGGCGGTGGCGCCGCCGGGCACATCTTCATCCATGAAGAGGATACGGCTGGTTTTTTGTAAGGATTGCCGGATACGGCCGTTCACGTCAAACGGCAGCAAGCTCTGCACATCAATCACTTCCAGGCCAATGCCAACGGCCGTCAACCGTTCGGCCGCCTCCAACGCCAGACGGCAGCCCGCGCCATACGTTACCAGCGTCACATCGTCGCCGGGGCGCAGCACCTCTGGCACGCCCAGAGGAACCGTCACCTCGGCCAGGTTAGACGGCATCTTTTCCTTCAGGCGGTAGCCGCTCAGCACCTCGACAATCAGGCCCGGTTCGTCGGATTGCAGCAGGCTGTTGTAAAACCCGGCCGCCTGCACCATGTTGCGCGGGACCAGCACGTTAATGCCGCGCAGCAAATGCACCGTCGCCCCCATCGGCGACCCCGAATGCCAGACACCCTCCAGCCGATGGCCGCGTGTGCGGATGATGACCGGCGCTTTTTGGCCGCCGGCCGTGCGCCATTGCAGCGTCGCCAGGTCGTCAGACAAAATTTGCAGGGCATAGAGCAAATAATCCAGGTATTGAATTTCGGCGATGGGGCGCAGGCCGCGCAGCGCCATACCGATGGCCTGGCCGATGATGGTCGCCTCACGGATGCCTGTATCGGACACGCGCAGCGGGCCATATTTGGCTTGCAGCCCGGCGAATGATTGATTGACGCCGCCCAATTTGCCCACGTCTTCGCCAAAGGCGATCACGCGCGGGTCGCGGGCCAACATGGCATCGAAAGCGGTGTTGAGGATTTGGAAGCCGTTCAGTTCCGGCGGGTCGGCGGCGTAAACCGGCTTCACTTCGGTCACGTGGCGGGCGGCTTCGGCCGATTGGCTGACCAGGTGGGAACCGGCGCGGGCGCGGTTGAGCTGCACCTGCGCCTGATGCCAATCGGCCAACTGCTGGCGGGCGGGGGACGGGTGATGGCGGCTGGCGATGAGGGTTTCATGGACGGCCGTTAAAATATCCCGGCGGTAGGGCGTCTGTTTGGCCGTTAACTGGGCCGCCAGCGGCGAATCCGGGACCGCCGCCTGAATCAGGGCCACCGCCTCGTCGCGCTCTTTATGAAACGGCGACGTGTAGGCCGTCCACGCCTTCATTTTGATGTTTTCCACCAGTTTTTGCGCGTTGCGCTCAATCTGGTCCAGCTCCCCGGCGGTGGCAATGCGCTGCTCGATAATCCATTGGCGCATCTGGCGCAAACAGTCGTATTCCGCTTCCCAGGCCAGACGTTCGGGCGATTTGTACCGTTCATGGCTGCCGGAGCTGGAATGGCCCTGCGGCTGCGTCATTTCGATGACGTGGACAATGGCTGGGACGTGGTCGCGGCGGGCCACATCGGCCGCCTGTTGGTATGCTTCGATGAGCGCCAGGTAATCCCAACCTTTGACGGTGTAAATGTCGTAGCCATCGGCGCGGTCCGGCGCGCGGCGGAAGCCAGCCAACAGTTCGGTGAGATTTTCTTTGACCATCTGAAATTCGTTGGGCACGGAGATGCCATAGCCGTCGTCCCAGATGGAAAGGACGACCGGCGCTTTGAGGACGCCGATGGCGTTGATCGCTTCCCAGAACATGCCTTCGGCGGCGCTGGCGTTGCCGATGGTCCCCCAGGCGATTTCGTCGCCGTTGTGGGAGAACTGGCTGAATTGATGCAGCTCCGCCAGGTCGCGGTAGAGGCGGGAGGCGTAGCCCAGCCCTACCAGGCGGGGCATTTGCGAAGCGGTGGGTGAGATGTCGGCGGAGGAGTTGAATTGGGTGGTGAGGTCACGGAAACGGCCGTTTTCGTCCAGGCTGCGGGTGGCAAAGTGGGCGTTCATCTGGCGGCCGGCCGAGCTAGGCTCTTGTGTCACATCGGCGTGGGCGTAAAGCTGGGCAAAATACTGCTGAATCGTGGTCGCGCCAATGGCGAACATAAATGTCTGGTCGCGGTAATAGCCGGAACGCCAATCCCCCTTGCGAAACGATTTAGCCATGGCAATTTGGGCCACTTCTTTACCATCGCCAAAGATACCAAACTTCGCCTTGCCGCTAAAAACCTCCCGGCGACCAATGAGGCTGGCCTGGCGGCTTTGCGCGGCCAGGGTGTAATCACGCAATATGTCGGCCGTGCTGATGAATTTTTGCGCTGGAAAAGGGTTTTCTTGCCGGTGTTGGGTCTGTTCTTGGGTTTGCGGTCTGTTCATGTTGCCCGCCTCCACTGCGGATGCAGGCGAATCATGTCGAATCGTGGGATGGGACTCATAGACTGTGCTGACCTCCGTTTGGCGTTTATCTGTGGGAATGGGATGTAATCATCAGTTTTCCTGATGTAAAACCGATCCGATTGTAGGGAAATTTGCTTACAAGGCAAACTAAGGGGATGTTGGTGTAATTGGTTGTAAGATTGGACCAGTCTTTTGGCGGGAAGTTCAATTTTTCAGGCGGCGCAATTACACCTTGTTGGTTGACTGAAGGGGGAGAGAACGGCCGTTAGCCGCTCTGTGGACGATTAACGCGAATCAACTGCCCGGACACATTTACGCCTGGATCAAGCTGATCATGAACGCGATAAGCCCACGCCGTGAAATCAGGGTCAAACGTACACATAAACGCGCCATGTCATGCCTGTTCGTTGTCCACAATCTGGCGATCTATTGCATCGGGAAAAGCACGGTAATAAGCCCTGGCATTGGCCAAATCTTCGGCGCGTACCGAACACAGATTACGGAATACCGCACACGACCACTACTCCCCCAACGGCGTCACCGACACATTGTCAAACTGCACCTGCACCCCGCCCAGGCCCAACGTCTCTACCATCAGGCCCACATCGCCTTGTTTGAAGGCGTCATCCGTCACCCGGCCGACCTCCTGATCGTTGACATAAAAAATCATGTTCCCGCCTTCTGCCTGCACTTTCAGCCGGTTGGTGCGGTTTAGCCCCTGCTGCACGGCCGTTGATTCAAACCACCACTGTCCAATCAACGGCTGCGCTTCCCCCGCGCCGCCGCCGCGATAGCGGCCAATCCACACATAGCCATCACCGCTGATCTTAAACAGATAAAAATCATCCTTCTCGTTGTCCAGGCGGAACAGCAGACCATAGCCATTATTCAGCGGTCCAGCCACCTGAGTGGCGTCCATTTCATAAATGCCATCACCAAAACTTTCGCCGGCCGTCGTCCAGATAATCACGTCGTCGGCCGTCACCGTCAGGTCGTAGACGCCGTTAGCCACCTGGCCGATGGCGTCGGCGTCTGTGCCCACGCGCCATTTGCCGGGCGCATCAAAAGTCTCCAGATAGCTGCTCTGGCCGCGACATCCTGCTAGTAAAAGCACCGCCAGAAGCAGCACGGCCGTCACTGTTTTGTATTTTGTCGTCATAAGTATAGTTCCTTGACATGTTAGTTGGTTGGCTAATGAACTGACCAACCCGATACCCTTCCAAGTTTATAGAAAGCTGGCTGATTTGCCACCTCCATCAGCCCAGGTTAAAAACCTTCTCA of the Candidatus Leptovillus gracilis genome contains:
- a CDS encoding acyl-CoA thioesterase translates to MNTIRPFLIQLPIQVKTYDIDFANIVHNAVYIRWLEDLRTAMLADYYAIEQMLADGLTPILTKTEIEYRRPVRFGDAVLGRMWLADLGRTRWTVQSEICVGEIVAAASQQTGYFAELGNGRATRVPAQLRAIWQSFLNPA
- a CDS encoding trypsin-like peptidase domain-containing protein, with the translated sequence MMKQTHRVAALVAVLILGILLLAGCGPALTLNGAPTQALPAVAATNNVVEETSPVVAVSGVGDTAVGDTVYSDTPAQVTSQTSPTLDLNAFQDTLTNLYEQINPGVVNIQVTLDSGASLPEGLDLNSLPENHPFLTPQFGQGSGFVYSDEGYIITNNHVVEGANKITVVFADGTEADATLIGTDPGSDLAVIQVDVPASKLNPVPVGSSDDLKVGQFVIAIGNPFGLDGSMTSGIISGLGRTLPADTTTVTGSRFSIPAIIQTDAAINPGNSGGPLLNLAGEVIGVNTAIATESGTFSGVGYAVPAATVRQVVPQIIETGEIAHPWIGISGREMNGTLAEAMNMDADQRGVLVVEVVAGGPSDKAGLRASSDLVTIDGFEAAIGGDIIVGINGQQVVKFDDLLSYIVQKTAVGDTINLTVLRGGEQVEVSLTLEARPTQ
- a CDS encoding 2-oxo acid dehydrogenase subunit E2 translates to MGTQILMPEMGEGIIEATVARWLKEEGEAIALYEPLLEIETDKVTTEATAEAAGVLLKIHVPAGETVAVGTLLAVIGAPGEELSASGGGNGAATAVPQPTEPIQPAQPTEPIQLAQPTEPIQLAQPTQPRRYTGRISPVVARIAAENQVDLDLVTGTGLDGRITKEDILAFVENRQSAVRSPQSAIPGHLLPLSAMRRSIAEHMVRSRQTSPHATTVFEFDFTAVSAHRAAHKEAFARDDARLTFTAYLAAATVAALKAFPLVNSTWQTDGILLRRDINLGLATALDEGLIVPVIKNADSLNLLGLARAINDLAERARRKRLRPDETQDGTFTITNHGVSGSLFAMPIISQPQCAILGVGMIEKRVKVVGENAIAIRPSAYVSLTFDHRILDGAVADHFVAAIKERIEEWQ
- a CDS encoding transketolase, whose amino-acid sequence is MNRPQTQEQTQHRQENPFPAQKFISTADILRDYTLAAQSRQASLIGRREVFSGKAKFGIFGDGKEVAQIAMAKSFRKGDWRSGYYRDQTFMFAIGATTIQQYFAQLYAHADVTQEPSSAGRQMNAHFATRSLDENGRFRDLTTQFNSSADISPTASQMPRLVGLGYASRLYRDLAELHQFSQFSHNGDEIAWGTIGNASAAEGMFWEAINAIGVLKAPVVLSIWDDGYGISVPNEFQMVKENLTELLAGFRRAPDRADGYDIYTVKGWDYLALIEAYQQAADVARRDHVPAIVHVIEMTQPQGHSSSGSHERYKSPERLAWEAEYDCLRQMRQWIIEQRIATAGELDQIERNAQKLVENIKMKAWTAYTSPFHKERDEAVALIQAAVPDSPLAAQLTAKQTPYRRDILTAVHETLIASRHHPSPARQQLADWHQAQVQLNRARAGSHLVSQSAEAARHVTEVKPVYAADPPELNGFQILNTAFDAMLARDPRVIAFGEDVGKLGGVNQSFAGLQAKYGPLRVSDTGIREATIIGQAIGMALRGLRPIAEIQYLDYLLYALQILSDDLATLQWRTAGGQKAPVIIRTRGHRLEGVWHSGSPMGATVHLLRGINVLVPRNMVQAAGFYNSLLQSDEPGLIVEVLSGYRLKEKMPSNLAEVTVPLGVPEVLRPGDDVTLVTYGAGCRLALEAAERLTAVGIGLEVIDVQSLLPFDVNGRIRQSLQKTSRILFMDEDVPGGATAYMMQQVIETQGGFHWLDAVPRTLTAQPHRPAFGTDGNYFSKPNVQDVFDVVYGLMHEANPGVYRW